CGCACTTGGGGCTTGGTGACGTCGCCCAAGGGGAAAAGCAGGTGGGAAAGGATCTTCTGGGTGAGCTTGTAGAGGACGTAGCTCTGGTCCTTGTCCAGGTCGGCGGCCTTCTTCAAGCGCCAGCGGCCGGTCGAAGGGTCCTGGTCCAGGCGGGCGTAATGGCCGGTCGCCAGTTTCTCGCAGCCCAGGGAAAGGGCCTGCTGGAGCAGGAGCGGGAGTTTGGCGAACCGGTTGCACTCCACGCAGGGGTTGGGCGTGATGCCCTGCTCGTATTCGTCCAGGAACCTATCCACCACGTTGGCCCGGAACACGTCGAGCCCCTCGTTGACATAATGGGGGGCGCCCAGCTTCAGCGCCACTTCCCGGGCGTCCTGGATGTCCTCGACCGAGCAGCAACGCTGGCCTTTGGGCTCCACCTGCTTGACGGAGACCGCTCCGTTCTCACCCGGCGTGATCTCGCAAGGGAGGATCTTGAGGGTGAGTCCGACCGCTTCATGGCCTTGTTCCTTGAGAAGGCCCAGCACGGTCGAGGAATCCACCCCGCCGCTCATGGCCACACCGATCTTCATTTCTTCGTCAACTCCTTGAGGGCCTTGACCGCTTTGTCGACCTCGGCGGGCTTGTTGTAGAACCCGAAACTGAACCGTACCGTTCCCGTCGGGTAGGTCCCGATGGCACGATGGGCCAGGGGCGCGCAATGGAGCCCCACCCGCGTCATGATGCCGAAGCGTTGTTCCAATTCATAGCCCACTTCGGACGGGTCCCTTCCTTCGATATTCAAGGAAACAACGGCGACCCGGTCCTTTTCGGCCCCCCAGGGCAAGCCATAGAGCTTGAGTCCCGGTACCTTCTCGAGCCCCTTGAGGAACTGGGCCGTTAAAGATTCCTCTTTCCGCCGGACGGCCTGGACACTCGTTTTTAATAAGAAGTCCACGGCGGCTTTCAACCCGGCCAACCCCCAATAGTTCTGGGTGCCGCTCTCGAACTTGTCCGGCCATTGGGTGGGTTGTTCTTCCTTGTCGCTGTTGGACCCGGTCCCGCCCTCGATGAAGGAATCCAGATCGAAGGCCGGGTCCACCGCCAATCCCCCGGTCCCGGTCGGACCCATCAGGCCTTTGTGGCCGGTGAAGCAAAGGAAGCTGATCCGGGCGGCCTTCATGTCCAGCGGGGTGGTGCCCCCGGTCTGGGCCGCGTCCACCAGGAAGGCGACGCCCTTCTTGGCGCAGATCGCCCCCACCTCGGCGATGGGCCCCAGGGTCCCCGTCACGTTGGAGGCGTGGGTCAGGCAAACGAGCCGGGTTTCGGGCTTGAGGGCCGCCTCGAAATCATAGGGGTTCAAACGGCCGGTCGCCGACGCCGGGACAAGCGTGTAGTCGATCCCCCGGTCCGCCTTGAGCTTGTTCAGGGGCCGGATGACGGCGTTATGCTCCACCCCCGACAGGACCACGTGGTCACCCTTCTTGAGGAACCCTTTCAGGGCCGTATTCACGGCCTCGGTCACGTTCTTGGTGAAGAGGATGCGTTCGGACCTGGGGACATTGAAAAGCCGGGCCAGGGCCTGCCGGGTCTCGAAGACCAGTTGGTTGGCCGCGATGCCCGCCGCGTAGGTGCCCCGTCCGTGGGAGACCCCCACCTCGGTGGCGTAGCGCACCACCGCTTTGAGGACCTGCGGCGGTTTCTGTTTGGTCGTGGCCGCGCAATCCAGGTAGATGGGTTTCGGTTCGCGTGAAGCGTTCTTGGGCATGGGCGTGATTCTAGCACAGGCCGAAAACAAAAAAGGGCGGCATTAGCCGCCCTTCCACCATTAAGAATTCAAAATTAAGAATTATAAATTGGCCGTGTCGTTCAGTTCTCCTTCACCTTCTGAAGGTCCACCACCTTGTCGGCGTCCTCCATGGCGCAATTGCCCTCGAAGACGGCCCCTTCTTCGATGACCAGCACGGGAGCCGAAAGGTCCCCCTCCACCTGGGCGGTGGCCTGGAGCTCGATCCTTTGGGAGGCGCTGATGTTGCCCTTCACCCGGCCTCCGATGAGGATGGAACGGGCGGTCAGGTTGCCGCGGACCATCCCGCGGAGCCCGATGATGATGCCGTCCTCGCTGGTGACGTTCCCGTAGATCTCGCCTTCCACATGGATGGTGTGTTTGGCGTTGTAACTTCCCCGAAGCGACGCTTCCTGGCCGACCAGGGTCTCGACCCGGCCCATGGCCTTGGACTCACCGAAACCGAACCATCCCATGTCGCCTCCCTTGCGGCGCCGTCAATCGACCTTCGGCAAGTATTTCTCCGGGTCCACCGGCACGCCGTGGACGCGGACCTCGTAATGGACGTGGCTCCCCGTGCTGTGGCCCGTGGAACCCATATAACCCACCACCTGGCCCCGTTTGACCTCATCCCCCACCTTCACCTCGATACGGGCGCAGTGCCCGTAACGGGTGCTGTAACCATAACCGTGTTCGATGGCGACCAAGCGGCCATAGCCCGCTTCCCAGCCCGCGTAGGTCACGATGCCGTCGGCGGCGGCCCGGATGGGCGTATTGACCTCGTTGGCGATATCCACCCCCATGTGCCGGCCCGGCTCGCCGGTGAGGGGCGAGGCCCGCCTCCCGAACCCGGAGGTGATCCAGCCCTTGACCGGCCAAAGGGAGGGCGTGGCCGCCAGGATGGAACTCTGTTTGTTGAGGTAGCTGCTGATCTCCTTGAAGCTGGCTTCCTGTTTGACCGCTTGCTGGTGGGTCAGCTTGAGGTTGGCCTCCACTTTGCGGGCCAATTCGTCGTTCTTCTCCTGGAGCAGTTGGGAGAACCGGGCCGATTCCTCTTCCGTGGGCCCGCCCATCCCCGCGAATTGGGAGACCACTTCCTTCTTATCGCCCAACTTGAGGAGCTTGCGGAACTGGGAATCCATCAGGGAGATCCGGCCCAGGATCGACCGGTTGGTGTCCACTTCCTTGAGGATGTCCCGCATGTTGGACTCGAATTTCTTCTGGGTCAGCCGGGCCAGTTCGTAATCGACGTGTCGGGAAACGACGTAACCGGCCAGCGCCAGGAGGCCGATGAACAGGAGGGCCATGGACTGGACCAGGAAAAGATGGGTCTTCAATTGGTAGGGTTTCCCGCCGTCATGGGGGACCACCATGAAGGTCATCTTTTTGCGGAAGTAGGAGCGCAGTTTAGGCGACAAGTTTTCGCTTCCTTTGGAACAGGGATCGCTACGGACTTCGGCGAACGGCCGGGCCCCAAGGGCCAGGACCGGATCAGGAGGGCAGTCCCGAACGAATTTAACCGGGAACTTCTTGACTTGCACCTTTAAATTAAAAGTAGGTTCCGTTCCTGTCAATTCTCAAAAGAACGGCGAAAGGGTAAAAGGTTTCCCGGGGGCGCCTTTCCGGGCTCAGGAGGCGGACCGGAGGAACTGGAAAACCCTTTCATAAAGGATGTCCTTATCGAAGTCCATGGTCACCACATGGTCCGAGCGGTCCAGGTAGAGTAGGTCCTTATGGGGGGACCCCAGCCATTGGTGAAGCAGTTGGGCATTGCCGGGGGGCACCATGGAATCCTTGCGGCCCTGGACGACCAGGACCGGGGCTTGGATGCGGGGCAGCTCGCCACGGACCAGGTCCATGAACTTCTTGAGGTCGTAGAGGCTCTTGGTCATCACATAGGGATAGGTCACGTGGGGCGGCGCCTGGGGATCGAGGATGCCGCCGGTCAGGTTGGAGGTCCACCATTGGAGGAAACGGAAAAAAGCGATCCCCTTGAAACGGAAGTCATCGATCCGGACAGGGGTGGACATGGCGATCACCCCCGCCACCGGGACCTGCGCCGCCAGGTGCAGGGCCTGCAAGCCCCCCATGGAAAGACCGGCCACGTAGAGCTTGTCGCAACGGCCCTTCAGGTGGTCGTAAGCCTCCCGAACGCTCGCGGCCCAATCGGTCCAATCGGTCCGGGCCAGGTCCCGGGGGTTGGTGTCATGCCCTTTAAGCCAAGGGCCCAGGACGGTGAAATCCTTGGCCGCCAGGTAGTCCCCCAGGGGCTTCATCTCCCCCGGGGTCCCGGAAAGACCGTGGATGAGAAGGACCCCGACCGGGCCC
This genomic stretch from bacterium harbors:
- the mnmA gene encoding tRNA 2-thiouridine(34) synthase MnmA — encoded protein: MKIGVAMSGGVDSSTVLGLLKEQGHEAVGLTLKILPCEITPGENGAVSVKQVEPKGQRCCSVEDIQDAREVALKLGAPHYVNEGLDVFRANVVDRFLDEYEQGITPNPCVECNRFAKLPLLLQQALSLGCEKLATGHYARLDQDPSTGRWRLKKAADLDKDQSYVLYKLTQKILSHLLFPLGDVTKPQVREAAKRMGLNTAEKPESMEICFVTQKSYRDFVKIHRPRAFIPGDIVDVEGKVLGRHEGIAGFTIGQRKGMGLSGGPYFVVELQPDTAKVIVGRDQDTFVKEFRVGEMNWVAWAPITEPREVMAKIRYRSVEQTAVLYPEGPKQVRVVLKDPARAVTPGQSTVFYEGDVVLGGGVIQRPA
- a CDS encoding aminotransferase class V-fold PLP-dependent enzyme; this translates as MPKNASREPKPIYLDCAATTKQKPPQVLKAVVRYATEVGVSHGRGTYAAGIAANQLVFETRQALARLFNVPRSERILFTKNVTEAVNTALKGFLKKGDHVVLSGVEHNAVIRPLNKLKADRGIDYTLVPASATGRLNPYDFEAALKPETRLVCLTHASNVTGTLGPIAEVGAICAKKGVAFLVDAAQTGGTTPLDMKAARISFLCFTGHKGLMGPTGTGGLAVDPAFDLDSFIEGGTGSNSDKEEQPTQWPDKFESGTQNYWGLAGLKAAVDFLLKTSVQAVRRKEESLTAQFLKGLEKVPGLKLYGLPWGAEKDRVAVVSLNIEGRDPSEVGYELEQRFGIMTRVGLHCAPLAHRAIGTYPTGTVRFSFGFYNKPAEVDKAVKALKELTKK
- a CDS encoding polymer-forming cytoskeletal protein; this encodes MGWFGFGESKAMGRVETLVGQEASLRGSYNAKHTIHVEGEIYGNVTSEDGIIIGLRGMVRGNLTARSILIGGRVKGNISASQRIELQATAQVEGDLSAPVLVIEEGAVFEGNCAMEDADKVVDLQKVKEN
- a CDS encoding M23 family metallopeptidase, translating into MSPKLRSYFRKKMTFMVVPHDGGKPYQLKTHLFLVQSMALLFIGLLALAGYVVSRHVDYELARLTQKKFESNMRDILKEVDTNRSILGRISLMDSQFRKLLKLGDKKEVVSQFAGMGGPTEEESARFSQLLQEKNDELARKVEANLKLTHQQAVKQEASFKEISSYLNKQSSILAATPSLWPVKGWITSGFGRRASPLTGEPGRHMGVDIANEVNTPIRAAADGIVTYAGWEAGYGRLVAIEHGYGYSTRYGHCARIEVKVGDEVKRGQVVGYMGSTGHSTGSHVHYEVRVHGVPVDPEKYLPKVD
- a CDS encoding alpha/beta fold hydrolase, whose translation is MKIGFEAQKGPVGVLLIHGLSGTPGEMKPLGDYLAAKDFTVLGPWLKGHDTNPRDLARTDWTDWAASVREAYDHLKGRCDKLYVAGLSMGGLQALHLAAQVPVAGVIAMSTPVRIDDFRFKGIAFFRFLQWWTSNLTGGILDPQAPPHVTYPYVMTKSLYDLKKFMDLVRGELPRIQAPVLVVQGRKDSMVPPGNAQLLHQWLGSPHKDLLYLDRSDHVVTMDFDKDILYERVFQFLRSAS